From uncultured Fusobacterium sp., the proteins below share one genomic window:
- a CDS encoding ECF transporter S component, which yields MFNWKLKDVIMVCLFSVIFSFIYLGAVYLANFIATILAPLGLAPFAYEILFGVWFMAATFVPYIVQRSGVAIIAEVLSAVIEVIMGNMFGPIVILSGIIQGAGPEIIFAKDKYKNYTMKNMCLAAFAACVTSFIWGFVRGGFVKYSATMLVGMFVVRAISSIIFAGVICKIAADKLAKTGALSSYTLGNQNSMED from the coding sequence ATGTTTAATTGGAAGTTAAAAGATGTAATAATGGTATGTTTATTTTCAGTAATATTTTCATTTATATATTTAGGAGCAGTATATTTAGCTAACTTTATAGCTACAATTTTAGCTCCATTAGGACTAGCTCCATTTGCTTATGAAATATTATTTGGAGTATGGTTTATGGCAGCAACTTTTGTTCCATATATAGTTCAAAGATCAGGAGTAGCTATTATAGCAGAGGTTTTATCAGCTGTAATAGAAGTTATTATGGGAAATATGTTTGGACCAATAGTTATATTATCAGGAATAATTCAAGGGGCAGGACCTGAGATTATTTTTGCTAAAGATAAGTATAAAAACTATACTATGAAAAATATGTGTTTAGCTGCATTTGCTGCATGTGTAACTAGTTTTATATGGGGATTTGTAAGAGGTGGATTTGTAAAATACTCAGCTACAATGTTAGTGGGAATGTTTGTTGTAAGAGCTATTAGTTCAATTATTTTTGCAGGGGTAATCTGTAAAATAGCAGCAGATAAATTAGCAAAAACAGGTGCTTTAAGTAGTTATACATTGGGAAATCAAAATAGTATGGAAGATTAA